In the Mycolicibacterium thermoresistibile genome, one interval contains:
- a CDS encoding PDR/VanB family oxidoreductase: MNMDLELHVAQKRTIADQIVELTLTRPDGGTLPEWTPGAHIDLRLGDLVRQYSLTGLEARPDRWVVSVLREPAGRGGSQYVHDVLAEGASIGASLPRNHFPLRSDADNILFIAGGIGITPMLPMISQLEQQARTWNLIYCGRSRTSMAYLDELAKFGDRVVVRPDDEYGVPDLAGLIRPTAPDTVVYSCGPEGMLSTLETVCADPAHSRTLVLERFVPKEYDTEGDTAFEVEFAQSGVTVTVPADRSILEVAEEAGIDILSSCSEGTCGTCESPVLEGIPEHRDSVLTKEERASNATMMPCVSRCRTPRLVLDL, from the coding sequence ATGAACATGGATCTCGAACTTCACGTCGCCCAGAAGCGCACGATCGCCGACCAGATCGTCGAACTCACCCTCACCAGACCGGACGGCGGCACGCTGCCGGAGTGGACACCGGGCGCCCACATCGATCTGCGACTCGGTGATCTGGTTCGGCAGTACTCACTGACCGGGCTGGAGGCCCGACCCGACCGGTGGGTGGTGTCGGTGCTGCGCGAACCCGCCGGCCGAGGCGGGTCGCAATACGTCCACGACGTTCTCGCCGAGGGCGCGTCGATCGGTGCTTCGTTGCCGCGCAACCACTTCCCGCTGCGATCAGACGCCGACAACATCCTCTTCATCGCCGGCGGAATCGGGATCACGCCGATGCTGCCGATGATCAGCCAGTTGGAGCAGCAGGCCCGGACCTGGAACCTGATCTACTGCGGGCGGTCCCGCACCAGCATGGCCTACCTCGACGAACTGGCGAAGTTCGGTGACAGGGTGGTGGTGCGACCCGATGACGAGTACGGAGTTCCGGACCTCGCCGGGTTGATCCGGCCCACCGCACCGGACACGGTCGTGTACAGCTGTGGTCCCGAGGGGATGTTGAGCACGCTCGAGACCGTCTGTGCCGATCCGGCGCACTCCCGGACCCTGGTCCTCGAACGGTTCGTGCCCAAGGAGTACGACACCGAGGGGGACACGGCATTCGAGGTCGAGTTCGCCCAGAGCGGTGTCACGGTGACGGTGCCGGCGGATCGGTCGATCCTCGAGGTCGCCGAGGAAGCCGGGATCGACATCCTGTCCTCCTGCTCCGAAGGCACCTGTGGAACATGTGAATCCCCTGTGCTGGAAGGAATTCCAGAGCACCGCGACTCGGTTCTCACCAAGGAGGAACGGGCCTCCAACGCCACCATGATGCCGTGTGTGTCGCGGTGCCGGACCCCGCGCCTGGTGCTGGATCTGTGA
- a CDS encoding SDR family NAD(P)-dependent oxidoreductase, translating into MGDILTGQRALITGASEGIGFGIAQAMLEAGADVMIAARRRSKLESAQQELGALARPNQRVEIVEVDVTQPDSVQKMFEHCDETFGTLNIFVANAGSGSMVPFLEMTEEIWRSTLELNLGGTFRTCQHAARRMVDRADRDANAAILVVSSIRALGTRPGTIHYATTKAGLNQFVRVAAYELAGSGVRINALSPGITATPMALQRNPDVFTEMTATVPMGRAGTPADMGAAAVYLCSPAANFVTGTNHIVDGGESLY; encoded by the coding sequence ATGGGAGACATCCTCACCGGTCAACGGGCCTTGATCACCGGCGCGAGCGAGGGCATCGGATTCGGCATCGCGCAGGCGATGCTCGAGGCCGGAGCGGATGTGATGATCGCCGCACGCCGGCGATCCAAACTCGAGAGCGCACAACAGGAACTGGGCGCGCTGGCACGACCGAATCAGCGGGTCGAGATCGTCGAAGTCGATGTCACCCAACCTGATTCGGTCCAGAAGATGTTCGAACACTGTGATGAGACTTTCGGGACGCTGAACATCTTCGTGGCCAACGCGGGAAGCGGGTCGATGGTGCCGTTCCTCGAGATGACCGAGGAGATCTGGCGATCCACGCTGGAACTCAACCTCGGCGGCACGTTCCGCACCTGCCAGCACGCGGCCCGCCGCATGGTCGACCGCGCGGACCGGGACGCCAACGCGGCGATCCTGGTGGTGTCCTCGATCCGTGCCCTGGGCACCAGGCCGGGCACCATCCACTACGCCACCACCAAGGCCGGTCTCAACCAGTTCGTCCGCGTCGCCGCCTATGAGCTCGCCGGGTCAGGAGTGCGGATCAACGCGCTCTCACCGGGCATCACCGCCACTCCGATGGCCCTGCAACGCAATCCGGATGTCTTCACCGAGATGACCGCGACGGTGCCGATGGGACGGGCAGGCACCCCGGCCGACATGGGCGCAGCCGCCGTCTACCTGTGCTCGCCGGCGGCCAATTTCGTGACCGGAACCAACCACATCGTCGATGGTGGGGAATCCCTGTACTGA
- a CDS encoding CaiB/BaiF CoA transferase family protein: MTAIDEPSTATAARRPRQRVGPLAGIRIADFCWMGVGAVATRMLADFGAEVIKIESRDRLDMPRRLPIYKDEVRAYGEEDPNPDPNKGGLFNNYNRNKLGITVNMKTERGQQLVRRLISVSSVVTENFAPGVMEKWGLTYEELDKLSPGVIFGRMSGYGHSGPHHTYKSYGPVVQAVSGLSFISGLPDREPSGWGLSYMDNQAAYYNSAALLMAILQRNRTGKGQEIDVSAVEAGITLIGPDLLDVSVNGAVTRRPGYPTGNRLTHPPAAPHGVYPAQGEDRWVAIAVFDDDQWERLVEALGRPEWASAPQFSDAPGRHAHQDELDEHLARWTAMRPAHDTMHLLQQAGVPAAAVQNSQDLAEFDPQIAARGTFFELDHPVIGEAKFEGTPIHFQRTVQENWRSAPLLGEDNDYVYGEILGLDPEEIAELAAEGVI, encoded by the coding sequence TTGACTGCAATCGATGAGCCGTCGACGGCGACCGCCGCGCGCCGGCCGCGGCAGCGGGTCGGCCCGCTGGCGGGAATCCGCATCGCCGACTTCTGTTGGATGGGAGTGGGTGCGGTCGCCACCCGCATGCTGGCCGACTTCGGGGCCGAGGTCATCAAGATCGAATCTCGGGACCGCCTCGACATGCCCCGCCGGCTGCCCATCTACAAGGACGAGGTGCGCGCCTACGGCGAGGAGGATCCGAATCCCGATCCCAACAAGGGCGGTCTGTTCAACAACTACAACCGCAACAAGCTCGGCATCACCGTCAACATGAAGACCGAGCGCGGTCAGCAGCTGGTGCGCCGCCTCATCAGCGTCAGCTCCGTGGTCACCGAGAACTTCGCCCCCGGCGTCATGGAGAAGTGGGGGCTGACCTACGAGGAGCTCGACAAGCTCAGCCCCGGTGTCATCTTCGGGCGGATGAGCGGTTACGGACACAGCGGGCCACACCACACCTACAAGAGTTACGGGCCGGTGGTGCAGGCGGTGTCCGGGCTGTCGTTCATCTCCGGCCTGCCCGACCGCGAACCGTCCGGCTGGGGGCTGTCCTACATGGACAACCAGGCGGCGTACTACAACTCCGCCGCGTTGCTGATGGCCATCCTGCAGCGCAACCGCACCGGCAAGGGGCAGGAGATCGACGTCTCCGCCGTCGAGGCCGGCATCACCCTGATCGGGCCGGATCTGCTCGATGTGTCGGTCAACGGCGCGGTGACCCGCCGGCCGGGCTACCCGACCGGTAACCGGCTGACCCATCCGCCGGCGGCCCCGCACGGTGTCTATCCCGCACAGGGAGAGGACCGTTGGGTGGCCATCGCGGTGTTCGACGACGATCAGTGGGAACGGCTCGTCGAGGCGCTGGGACGCCCGGAGTGGGCGTCGGCGCCGCAGTTCTCCGATGCCCCCGGCCGGCACGCCCACCAGGATGAGCTGGACGAGCACCTGGCGCGGTGGACCGCCATGCGGCCGGCCCACGACACCATGCATCTGCTGCAGCAGGCCGGGGTGCCCGCCGCCGCGGTGCAGAACTCCCAGGACCTCGCCGAGTTCGACCCCCAGATCGCCGCCCGGGGAACCTTCTTCGAGCTCGACCACCCGGTGATCGGGGAGGCGAAGTTCGAGGGCACCCCGATCCACTTCCAGCGGACGGTCCAGGAGAACTGGCGATCGGCGCCGCTGCTGGGGGAGGACAACGACTACGTGTACGGCGAGATCCTCGGTCTGGATCCCGAGGAGATCGCCGAACTCGCCGCGGAGGGCGTGATCTGA
- a CDS encoding ester cyclase, translating to MTTANPEELLNLAHQVVDAWNRLDLDALRELVDENVVVVHQNRGVAAKGRDLMLETVKQMSEVFPDRRIGETTRWATTGNTVMRETTWQGTATTDVPGFGAAGEFCKLNVLSIMTFDNGRLTEWCDYG from the coding sequence ATGACTACCGCCAACCCGGAAGAACTGCTGAATCTGGCCCACCAGGTGGTGGACGCCTGGAACCGGCTGGACCTCGACGCCCTACGGGAACTCGTCGACGAGAACGTGGTCGTCGTGCACCAGAACCGGGGCGTCGCCGCCAAGGGACGCGATCTGATGCTCGAGACCGTCAAGCAGATGAGCGAGGTCTTCCCGGACCGCAGGATCGGGGAGACCACCCGCTGGGCCACCACCGGCAACACCGTGATGCGCGAGACGACCTGGCAGGGCACCGCAACCACCGACGTCCCCGGCTTCGGCGCCGCCGGTGAGTTCTGCAAACTCAACGTGCTCTCGATCATGACGTTCGACAACGGTCGTCTCACCGAGTGGTGCGACTACGGATGA